From one Bos indicus isolate NIAB-ARS_2022 breed Sahiwal x Tharparkar chromosome 16, NIAB-ARS_B.indTharparkar_mat_pri_1.0, whole genome shotgun sequence genomic stretch:
- the SMIM1 gene encoding small integral membrane protein 1 — translation MMEPQESSIRYSRWENSHPDEVHVASGPSTEEASGWQRVSQKLCSGKLGIAMKVLGGVALFWVVFILGYVTGYYVHKCK, via the exons ATGATGGAACCCCAGGAGAGTAGCATCAGGTACAGCAGGTGGGAGAACAGCCACCCGGATGAAGTCCATGTGGCCAGCGGGCCCAGCACAGAGGAGGCCTCAGGCTGGCAGAG GGTCTCCCAGAAGCTGTGCTCGGGCAAGCTGGGCATCGCCATGAAGGTGCTGGGGGGCGTGGCCCTCTTCTGGGTCGTGTTCATCCTGGGCTACGTCACTGGCTACTACGTGCACAAGTGCAAGTAA
- the CCDC27 gene encoding coiled-coil domain-containing protein 27, with protein sequence MLPIRASGPKKKSLVPNLIEKGLIVLRKVASRDEQPPEWKLRQQKRSLSKSAQAICRYYKTLRDFNQNASPQDSGFMSEMEELRRKFLTRPGCPQFSTRSTSMTHYGSATTLSLPEDTDIGSETWKEAENPLSSQQGLDVKVDGCLLPLSKSACEFNYLRKKSESQVLSPTLSSPDLGQSYPRKRVPWYISVIHEKDQCLLALGEEVQRLSELEAQVQKREEEILALHEEREALRKQLKCLLKSKSQEAAPSHVLRERPLESMLKLQGRQSTLRTFRDEEDVEPWRQLQEECNRGKELEGGDYEEEEYLEGQAKRAEDKGARARASRRETLQENRIEEEAVAMVTAQEDEDEDRDAYGAGEVEEEEDEEVMELDEEKELQEEEAAARRRAGFVDDTFEEELIAQLEEYEQLIQEFQFQLEITRTRYSLATGAIKSLQRQVEFQESQLLKINTENEMLQKELRERKKQLQAMSDKFSNLREDKKYQEMMGLIEKDNLLLRQQVSELESELSKREQTISELEDKVNQLQAQVNQSQNHLQRRKQLQEEMQKKNEMIQQAEQQAREALEYTQARLERLRNKIIQATFNTIGIKSLATEISDNDILEGLQRIISDRMEYYNQLKQKGVKVPPLQQMEILSSPSKSKKISSKEAQLRP encoded by the exons ATGTTACCCATCAGAGCCAGCGGGCCCAAGAAGAAAAGTCTCGTGCCCAACTTGATAGAAAAGGGCCTGATTGTCCTCCGGAAGGTGGCCAGCCGGGATGAACAGCCCCCGGAATGGAAACTCCGCCAACAAAAGCGCTCCCTCAGCAAGTCGGCTCAGGCCATCTGCCGCTACTACAAGACGCTG agAGACTTCAACCAGAACGCCAGCCCCCAGGACAGCGGCTTCATGTCCGAAATGGAGGAGCTTCGGCGCAAGTTCCTCACACGTCCTGGCTGCCCCCAGTTCAGCACCAGGTCGACGTCCATGACCCACTACG GTTCAGCCACAACCCTCTCTCTGCCTGAAGACACAGACATCGGCTCTGAGACCTGGAAGGAGGCTGAGAACCCACTCTCCAGCCAGCAAGGCTTGGATGTGAAGGTGGACG GCTGCCTCCTTCCCCTTAGCAAGAGTGCCTGTGAGTTCAACTACCTGCGGAAGAAGAGCGAGTCCCAGGTGCTGAGCCCGACCCTCAGCAGCCCCGACCTGGGACAGAGCTACCCAAGGAAACGGGTACCCTGGTACATCTCCGTCATCCATGAGAAG GACCAGTGCCTGTTGGCGCTAGGGGAGGAAGTCCAACGCCTCTCGGAGCTGGAAGCACAGGttcagaagagagaggaagagatccTGGCTCTCCACGAGGAGAGGGAGGCCCTGAGGAAGCAGCTGAAATGCCTCCTGAAGAGCAAGAGCCAGGAGGCCGCGCCCAGCCATGTCTTGCGG GAGCGGCCGTTGGAGTCTATGCTGAAGCTGCAGGGGAGACAGAGTACCCTCAGAACCTTCCGAGACGAGGAGGACGTGGAGCCCTGGCGGCAG ctgcagGAAGAGTGCAACAGAGGCAAGGAGCTGGAAGGAGGCGACTACGAGGAGGAAGAGTACCTGGAAGGGCAGGCCAAGAGGGCAGAGGACAAGGGGGCGAGGGCTAGAGCCAGCAGGAGGGAAACTCTGCAGGAGAACAGAATCGAGGAGGAGGCGGTGGCCATGGTAACTGCGCAGGAAGACGAGGACGAGGACAGGGATGCGTACGGGGCCGGGgaggtggaggaagaggaggacgaAGAGGTGATGGAGCTGGATGAGGAGAAGGAGCTGCAGGAGGAGGAGGCCGCGGCCAGGAGGCGGGCCGGCTTCGTGGACGACACCTTTGAGGAGGAGCTGATAGCCCAGCTGGAGGAGTATGAGCAGCTGATCCAGGAGTTCCAGTTCCAGCTTGAGATCACCAGGACCAGATACTCCCTGGCAACAG GAGCCATCAAGTCTTTACAGCGACAGGTGGAATTCCAAGAGTCGCAATTGCTGAAAATCAACACGGAGAATGAGATGCTGCAGAAGGAGCTGCGGGAGCGGAAAAAACAGCTGCAGGCCATGTCTGACAAG TTCTCTAACCTCCGGGAAGACAAGAAGTACCAGGAAATGATGGGCCTCATCGAGAAAGACAACCTCCTCCTCAGACAG caagTGTCGGAGCTGGAGAGTGAACTGTCCAAGCGGGAACAGACCATCTCGGAGCTGGAGGACAAGGTCAACCAGCTCCAGGCCCAGGTGAATCAGAGCCAGAACCACCTGCAGAGGCGGAAGCAGCTCCAGgaggagatgcagaaaaagaaCGAGATGATTCAGCAGGCGGAGCAGCAGGCCCGCGAGGCCCTGGAATACACCCAGGCCAGG CTCGAAAGACTGAGAAACAAGATCATCCAGGCCACCTTCAACACCATAGGGATCAAGTCCTTGGCCACTGAGATCTCTGACAATGACATTCTGGAAGGCTTACAG AGGATCATCTCAGACAGAATGGAGTACTACAATCAGCTGAAACAGAAGGGAGTCAAGGTGCCCCCCCTGCAGCAGATGGAGATCTTATCCTCACCCAGCAAGTCCAAGAAGATAAGCTCCAAGGAGGCCCAGCTCAGACCCTAG